The DNA sequence CCACGAAGGCCTGCCGGCCCGCCTCCACTTCGCTGCGGATCAGCCGGTAGACGCGCTGGAGACTCGGCGCGTCCTTGCCCATGACGGTCGTCGTGATCGGTTGGCGACCGCCGGGCAGCTCGTCGATGGTGGTCACGTCGAGGTCGCCGTACAGGGTCATGGCTAGCGTCCGCGGTATGGGCGTCGCCGTCATGATCAACAGGTCGGGCGTCGGCCCCTCGCCCTTCTCCTTGAGCATCACCCGCTGCGCCACCCCGAACCGATGTTGCTCGTCGACCACCGCCACCCCGAGGTTGGCGAACCGCACCCCCTCCTGGATCAGCGCGTGGGTGCCGACGACGACATCGATCTCACCCTTGGCGGTGCGCTCCAGGACCGACTCCCGATCCCTGGACGAGCCGGTGAGGACCGCCATGCGCACGCCGACCAGCGAGGCGAGGTCGACCATCCCCAGGTAGTGCTGGTCGGCGAGTACTTCGGTCGGGGCCATCACCGCGCCCTGGTAGCCGCTCTGCACCGCGATCAACAGGGCGGCCATCGCCACCACCGTCTTGCCCGACCCGACTTCGCCGAGCAGCAGGCGGTGCATCGGGTGCGGCGCGGCCATGTCGGTCTGGATCTCATCGATAGCCCGGCGCTGGGCTCCGGTCAGCTCGTAGGGCAGGGCGTCGATGAAGGCGTCGACCAGGCCACCGGAGAGGGAATGCACGATGCCCATCGCCTCTTCTGCCTGACGGTGCTTGCGCATGGCGAGCGCCACCTCGAGCCGGAACAACTCGTCGAAGACGAGCCGATCACGGGCCCTGGCCGCCGCCTCGAGGTCGGCGGGGAAGTGGATGTCCCGGATCGCCGGATCCCGGTCGACGAGCCCCAGCCGCCGACGCACCTCCTCGGGGACGGGGTCGACGAGCGACTGGACCCGGCCAAGGGCGTTGTGCACGGCTCTCCGCAGGTAGCCGGGGGCGACGCCGCCAACGGTGGAGTGAACCGGCATCACCCGGCCGGTGACCAACGATTCGGCCGACGAGGCGAGGACGTCGACGTCAGGTGACTTCATCTGGAGCCGCCCCCGGGCGCTCTCCACCTTCCCGGAGAGCGCCACTTCGCTCCCCGGCGAGAGCTGCCGCTCGCGGAACCCCTGGTTGAACCAGGTGGCGATCAGGGGCCGGCCGGAGTCGTCCTTGATCGTGGCCTCGATGATCTGGAGGTTGCGCCGCGGGCGACGACTGGTCACCTTGGCGACGGTACCGATCACCGTCACCTCCTCTCCCAGCGGAACCTCGGCGATGCCCACGGTCTGCGACCGATCGACATATCGCCTGGGTGCATGGAGGAGCAAGTCGGCGACGGACTCGACCCCGGCCTTGCGCAGATCCGCCCCCCGCTTGCCCGACAGCCCCTTCACCTGGTCGATGTCGACGGTCGACAGGTAGGCAAGGGAATGGTCGGAGGTCACGGTGGAGAGGGTATAGGAGCGTCCGGCTACCAGCTACCAGCCGGAGGACGACACCGCCAATACCTACGCTCGCCGAGCGATGCCGGTAGCCGGTAGCCGGCAGCTGGCTGGTGGCTGCTATTCTGCCCGCCCGTCCCCCTTCGACTAATGAGGTTTCCCCGTGTCATACCGTTGCGAGGTCTGCAACAAGGAGCCGTGGGTCGGCAAGCAAGTCAGCTTCTCGCACAAGCGCTCGAGTCGGCGCTGGCTGCCGAACATCCAGCGCGTCCGGGTTCGCCACGGCAGCAACTCCCGCCGGGCCCGCGTGTGCACCTCCTGCCTGAAGGCCGGCAAGGTCGAAAAGGTCTAGCCAGGGCCCCAGGCTCCAGGCTCCAGACCTGCCGCGATACGATGGATCCTCAGCCGATCAGGAGTCCGGGCAGGTGCAAGGCGTAGTCAAGGTGTATGACCCCAAGACCGGTGTCGGCATCGTGATCACCGAGGCCGACCGTCGCGAGGTGTTCCTGCGTCCGGGGAGCCTCAAAGGCAGCGTGTTTCGCACCCTTCGCCAGGGTCAGCGCATCGTGTTCGACACCGAAGCCGACGGCGAACGCATCTACGCCACTTCAGTGCGCATGGGCTCCGACGGATCCTGATTCGGCCGGGACTCCCCTGCCGACCGAGCGGTATAGTCCGAACTCGTCCACCTAATCAGAGGGAGTGAGATGGTCGAGGCGTACATCCTCATCCAGGCCGAGGTCGGCAAGGCAGCTCGGATCGCCGCAGAAGTCGGAAAGATCGACGGTGTCGCACAGTCGGCAGCGGTCATGGGACCCTATGACGTCGTCGTGCACGTCACCGCCGACGACAACGACGCCCTCGGCAACCTCGTCGTGGCCAAGATCCAGGCCGTCGAAGGCGTGACCCGTACGCTCGCCTGCCCGGTCGTCCGGATCTAGGGGGCGGCCGCAGGTCGTCCACCGAGGGCGATCGACACCAACTCGTCGCACAGGTCGGCGTACGGCAGGCCGGTGGCGTCCCACATCATCGGGAACATCGACTTCGGCGTGAACCCCGGCATGGTGTTCAGTTCGTTGACGAGGAACCCGCGCCCGCCCTCCTCGTAGAAGAAGTCGACGCGAGCGAGGCCGCGGCACTCGAGGACCTGGAACGCCCGGCAGGCAAGGTCCCGAACCATCTCTTCGGCTGCCTCGCTGAGCGGGGCAGGTACCAACAGCTCGGTGGCGTCGTCGCGGTACTTTGCGTCGTATGTGTACCAGCCGTTCTTGACGACGATCTCGCCGGGAACCGACGCCCGCGGTCCCTCGAGCACGGCCACCTCGATCTCGCGGCCCCGGACCTCCGGCTCGACCAGCACCTTGTCGCCGTGCCGGAACGCCTCGTCGATGGCATCTTTGAGCGACCCCCCCTCGTCGGCGCGCCCGACCCCCACCGACGAACCGAGTGATGCCGGTTTGACGAACACGGGGAAACCGAGATCGCCGGAGGTGTCATCGACGACGCCCGCGGGATCGTCGAGCCAGGCGGCCCGACGGATGACCACGAACGCGCCGACGGGAAGCCCGGCATCTCGGAGAAGCCGCTTCGCTACGTCCTTGTCCATGGCGACGGCGGAACCGACCACCCCCGCCCCCACGTACGGAAGATCCGCCATCTCGAACAGGCCCTGAATCGTGCCGTCCTCCCCGAACGGGCCGTGGAGGACCGGAAAGGCCACATCTACGACGTCGGCGCGACCCTCGCCCACGATCCTCCCCCCGGGGACCTCCAGCCTGGCGAGCGGTCCATCGGCGACCAGCGGCCGGCTGTCCGGGTCGGCGTAGTGCCAGGTGCCCGCCTTGCCGATGCCGATCGGAATCACCGTGTGGCCACGCGACTGGAGCGCCTCCAGCGTGGACACCGCGGACACGCACGAGACCTCGTGCTCCTCGGAGCGCCCACCGAAGAAGAGTGCGACCCTGGCCACCGGCGCTACTCGCCGTCGGTGCCGGGGCCGGCCGCCACGGCATGGAAGCCACCGTCGACGTGGACCACTTCGCCGCTGGTCATCGGTGCCCAGTCCGACAGCAGTACGCAGTTCATCATGGCGACCGGGCCCGGATCGCCCACGTCCCACCCCAGCGGGGCTCGCTCGCCCCACACCCGTTCGAAGGCCGAGAAGCCAGGGATGTTCTTGGCCGCCACCGTGGCCAGCGGGCCTGCCGACACCGCGTTGACCCGGATGCCGTGGGGTCCCAAATCGCGAGCGAGGTAGCGGGTCACGGACTGGAGGGCCGACTTGGCCACCCCCATCCAGTCGTAGGCCGGCCACGCCTGCGAATTGTCGAAATCGAGAGTGACGAGGGCGCCGCCGCCCGCCTTCTGCATCAGCGGCAGGAGCCCGACGGCGAGGGTCTTGTAGGAGAAGGCCGAGGTGGTGAAGGCGGTCGCGGCGCTCTCCGCCGGCGTGTTGAGAAAGTTGCCGCCGAGAGCGTCCTCGGGGGCGAAGGCGATGGCGTGGAGCGCCCCGTTCACTCGCCCCCACCGGCTGTCGAGGTCGGCGACGATGGCCTCCATGTGGGCGGGATCGTTGATGTCGAGTTCGAGTACGTCGGGTTCGACGGGGAGTCGGCTCGCCACACGCTTGGTGAGGCTCATCCCCCGGCCGAATCCGGTGAGAACCACTTCGGCGCCCTGCTCCTGGGCGATCCGGGCGGTGTGCCAGGCGATCGAGTCGTCGGTGAGCACACCGGTGATCAGCAGGCGTTTGTCCTTGAGGAGCATCGCTGGGAGGTTACCCGTATGCGATCGGTCGCCCGGGCACTACGTGTTCGCCCAGGCGCGAAGCCCCAGTCCCATCACGAATAGGAGCAGCAGCCCGTAGGCGAGCGCTGGTCGCTTGGCCAGTTGGCTGCGGTAGATGTAGGCGAAGGTGAAGGTGAACACGATCACCACCCCGTAGAACAGGTGGAAGTCGTCGGCGGGCCGCACCCCTTGGGCGTACATGGCGACGCCGAACCCGACCTGGGCGAGCATCGCCACCACGGCGGCGCCGACCGCGTATCGGGACCATGACGGTGGCTTCCGTTTGGCCAGGGCGAAGATCAAACCGCCGAGCCCGACGAGGCCGCAGACGACCACCGCGACGTAGAACCAGTTGGCATGGAGTGTGCGCATCGAGCGGCAGCCTACCGCCCCCACCCCGAGCGCCTACGCTCACTCCGTGACCACTGATCAGCCGAGTGACGCCGACCGCGAAGACCAGCGTCGACGCGACAGCCTGGAGGCCGAACGCGTCCAACGCGAGGAGAGCCTCGCCGCCGAGGAGCGACGTAAGAACGACAGCGCCGAGGCCGAACAGCGCCGCCTCCAGGAGCGCAGCGACGACGACGACCGCCAGCGCGGCGACACCGCCTGATCCCGCGGCGATGGAGCGGATCTCGGTCATAGGCAGTTCCGCCTCGGGCAAGTCCACCATGGCCCGCACCCTGGCCGATTGCCTCCACCTGCCGTACCTCGAACTCGACGCGGTCTTCCACCAGCCGGGCTGGCAGCCGAAACCCGACGACGAGTTCCAAGCCGATGTGTCGGCGTTCGTCGCCGCGGACCGCTGGGTCGTCGACGGCAACTACACGAGTCATGGCGTATCTCAGCTCGTGTGGCCGCGTGCCGACACCGTCGTGTGGATGGATCCGCCGAGGCGCGTGGTGATGATCAGGGTGATCCGACGCACGCTGCGAAGGATCATCACCCGCGAGGAGCTGTGGAACGTCAACCGTGAGCCCTGGAGCAACCTCTACAGCACGAAGGCAGAGAAGAACATCATCGTGTGGGCATGGACCCGCTTCGAGCACACACGGGCCAAATACGAAGCAATGCTCACCGACGGCACCTGGGCGCACGTGAACGTGGTGCGGCTTCGGAAGAAGCGAGAGGTGCGGGACTTCGGTGGAGCGCTCCGCTCAGGGGCGTGATCGCAGGCCTCACCCAGCGTGCGGGAATGTCATCCGAAGCGGACTGATACTCGCAGTAGCGTTAGAGCGTGGGAGCCAAGAGACGCTGGCGTGACTACCGAACCCCCGGCGGACGAAGACCGGTCAAGCAGTTCATCGATGGTCTGTCAGATGCGGATGCCGCTGCAATCGTCGCTGCCATGAAGGACGTGGAGGTGAATGGCAACGAAGTCGCGCACCATCTTGACGGTGACATCTACGAGGTGCGTGCTGCTGGTGACAAGCAGGCTTTCCGCATCCTGTACGCAACGGAGGGCAAGGAGGACCAAGTGCTTCTGGCCCTTGAATCGATCTCCAAGAAGACCCAGAGGACTCCCCGGCAGGCCATCCAGCTCGCGAAGCGGAGGCTTGCCGACTGGCGATCGCGTGGCCGGAAGCAGTCTTGAACTGCTATATCGTATTTGGTATATCGCTAACGATATGCCAATGTGATGCCGAAGAAGTACACGGGAGGGGCAATGACCGACTTTCTCACTGAACTCATCGAAGAGCGAGGCGAAGCAAACGAGCACTTCGCCGAGCTGGTCGCCGCCGCCTTCAAGCGACGCGAGCTCGTTCGACAACTTGCTGAGATCCGCACCGAACTTTCGATCTCGCAGACACGGCTTGCCGCACTGATGGGAACGTCACAGTCCGCGGTTGCGCGACTTGAGTCCGGCGACACTGACGCGCGCGCCTCCACCCTTGCACGATATGCAGCTGCCCTGGGGCACCGAATCGAGTTTGAGATCGTTGAGGAGTCCATCCCGCGAAGCGATGGCAAGCCCCAGAGGCGCCGTCAAGAAATCGCCTCGGCCTGAACTGCGCCAGCCGCACAACCGGCTCGTCGGCACGCAGCACTGATCACGTCGCGGCACCCTCGCCGAGCGTGCGGGAATGTCACCTGAGTGGCGACGAGCATATGTGGAACCCCGACGACCGAGGGGGTGTCGTAGCCAACCCATACGATGCCACGAGTGGCAAGGGTCAATGTGTATGTGGACGGCTTCAATCTCTACTTCGGGGCTCTCAAGGATCATCCTGATCTGAAGTGGCTCGATCTCGCTGCGCTCGCCAAACGCCTACTCAAGGACGACGACACCGTCAACCAGATCAGGTACTTCACCGCTCGGATCGACTCGAGAGGTGATCCGCAGGCGCCCCAGCGACAGGAGACCTACCTCAGAGCGCTCAGGACCATCCCGAACCTGTCCATCGACTACGGACGGTTCAAGACGCGAACGAAGATGCAACGCCTCGCAAATCCACCCGCCTCGGGTCCGAAACGCGTCGAAGTGCTCGTCACCGAGGAGAAGGGATCGGACGTCAACCTCGCGACACATCTGCTCTGGGACGCGTTCAACGGCGAAGGCTCGACGTCCCTCGTCATATCGGGCGACACCGACCTCGTTCGCCCCATCGAGGTAGTGGCTCGACGTCTGAATAGGAAGGTGGGGGTCGTCAACGGGACGCTGAACGCCGCACCAAGCCATGAGCTCGTGAGAGTCGCCTCGTGGATCAAGCGCCTGAGGATCGGAGTCCTCCGTGACTCACAGTTTCCAGAGAGCCTTTCCGACTCCACCGGCACATTCCGTCGGCCCGCTGGCTGGACATAGGGAATCAGCCAGAAGGAGATAACGCAGAGACCCGCCTCGCGGCGGGTCTCGCACCCAGCCACCGAGGCGACTGGGGGTCTGCAGTCATTATCGGGGTCATAGCCTGCTCAGTCAAGCGAATAGGTTCCGCAGTTGTTCGATCAGGTCTCGCCCAGGGGTGATCGTGGCGTAGTGCTCCTCGACGAGTCGTTCGATGGGTAGGGTTCGGCGTGCGCTACGTCTGCCTTGGGGTGGTGCGCGGTTGCGGAAGGAACCATGACAGCGTTCGGCCTTCGTTCGTTGGGGAGGGGTACTGCGTGGGTGAGGATGTTCGTCCGGCGCTCAAGTTCGGTGCTGACTGCTTCAGTCAGCACACAGATTGGCCGTCGTATCTGAGGGCAATGCAAGCTGCTGAGGATCTGGGCTACGACTCCCTGTGGACACCGGATCATCTGATCCCCACCCCGCCCGATGCCGACCCCGAAGGTGCGATTCTGGAGCCTTACATGTGCCTGGCCGGAGTAGCCGCCATGACCTCGAGGGCCACTCTTGGCTGCCTGGTCAGCCCGATCAGCCTCCGCCAACCGGCGCTCCTGGTGAAGATGATCACGGCCCTCGACCACATGAGCAACGGAAGAGCGATCCTCGGTTTGGGTGCCGGATGGCATCAGGAGGAGCATCGGCAATACGGATTCGAGTTCGGGAAGGGATTCGGGGAGCGGCTCGACTGGCTTCGGCAGGCTCTCCCGGTGATGCGGGGAATGCTTGACGGAACTCGTCCGTCGTCTTTGGGAGGTCGATATGACATCCAGGAAGCGGTGAACTCCCCCGCACCCGTCCAGGCCCGCCTTCCTATCCTGATCGGCGGCACCGGCCCCAGGGTGACACTCCGACTCGTGGCCGAGTACGGAGACATGTGCAACCTGATCGGATCGCCGGACCAGGTCGCCACTGCCGAGGCCAAGCTGATCGAGCACTGTGAAGCGATCGATCGGGATCCGGCCCAGATCGAACGAACGGTCGCAATCCGTCAGCCCGTCATCCGCGATTCCCGCTCGGAAGCCGAACAGGTGCTGAACGAGATCTTCGCTCACAACGACTCCGAGCCGTGGAGCAGGGACATGATGGGAACTCCGCAGGACCTGGTTGAGAGATGTGCTCCATATGTCGAGATGGGCTACCGGCACCTCGTCTTTCAATACCTCGCCCCCTTCGATGCGCAGACGATGGAGCGCCTCGCTACTGAGGTGAGGCCGCAGCTCGAGGCCATCGCCAACGCCTGACCCACCAGGACCTTCTGTGCGGCCCCCAAGTGTGGATCACCTGACTGGCGTGAGACGGAACGGAATCACAGCGAAGTCCTGACAGGGGTGCTGAAGGACCCGTGACTCGTGATCGCCGCCGCCTCGGGGAGAGTGCGGGAATGTCACCGGAGGGATTCCCGCCGCGGCGGATCCTGAGCGCGGGAGTGCAGCAACGTCACCGAGTGATTGTCCGTCCTTACGACCTCGAAGCCGAACCGCTCGTACAGGCTCACGGCCCGGTTTCGGTCGTCGACCGAGAGGCTGCACCGAGTTACAGACCCCAGCAAGCGTCCCATGAGTGCGGTTCCCAGCCCATGTCCTCTCCATTTGGCAACAACCGCGATCGAGACCTCGGGCGTGTCTTCGTCTACGAATCCGTAGCCTGGTGCGTCACTCCCGAACCGGCGTACCCAAACCGCTCCCGCGGGGTCGCCTGACACGGTCTCAGCAACCCAGCCAGCATCTCCTGGCTGGCTGCCGAAGTCCCGGACGTACCTTGCAAGCTCGGGTTCGTCGACGACGGCCCTCCGCAACCGTGGATCTCCGCGTGGTACGAACAGCGCCTCGTACAACATGTCCACGAGAAACGGCTCGTCGTGCTCCGTCGCCTCACGGATACGGAACTCCATACGCAGTGACGCTAGCGACATGCCCGCAGACAGCTCCGCCAGGTTCGGCCAGAGCCTGGAATTGTTGTATGCGTACGCGGCCGTCGCCCTCGGCTGGCGTTGCGACTGCCCCATGATCTCCCCGATCGCGGCTCTGACTGCGAGATGATCGACGGTGACCCGCAGGGTCGTCGAGGGTTGCCTACTCCGACGCGATGCTGAAGAGCCGGACGAGTTCGTGGTGTGGG is a window from the Acidimicrobiia bacterium genome containing:
- a CDS encoding Lrp/AsnC ligand binding domain-containing protein — protein: MVEAYILIQAEVGKAARIAAEVGKIDGVAQSAAVMGPYDVVVHVTADDNDALGNLVVAKIQAVEGVTRTLACPVVRI
- the rpmB gene encoding 50S ribosomal protein L28, with the translated sequence MSYRCEVCNKEPWVGKQVSFSHKRSSRRWLPNIQRVRVRHGSNSRRARVCTSCLKAGKVEKV
- a CDS encoding NYN domain-containing protein, with the protein product MARVNVYVDGFNLYFGALKDHPDLKWLDLAALAKRLLKDDDTVNQIRYFTARIDSRGDPQAPQRQETYLRALRTIPNLSIDYGRFKTRTKMQRLANPPASGPKRVEVLVTEEKGSDVNLATHLLWDAFNGEGSTSLVISGDTDLVRPIEVVARRLNRKVGVVNGTLNAAPSHELVRVASWIKRLRIGVLRDSQFPESLSDSTGTFRRPAGWT
- the recG gene encoding ATP-dependent DNA helicase RecG; this translates as MTSDHSLAYLSTVDIDQVKGLSGKRGADLRKAGVESVADLLLHAPRRYVDRSQTVGIAEVPLGEEVTVIGTVAKVTSRRPRRNLQIIEATIKDDSGRPLIATWFNQGFRERQLSPGSEVALSGKVESARGRLQMKSPDVDVLASSAESLVTGRVMPVHSTVGGVAPGYLRRAVHNALGRVQSLVDPVPEEVRRRLGLVDRDPAIRDIHFPADLEAAARARDRLVFDELFRLEVALAMRKHRQAEEAMGIVHSLSGGLVDAFIDALPYELTGAQRRAIDEIQTDMAAPHPMHRLLLGEVGSGKTVVAMAALLIAVQSGYQGAVMAPTEVLADQHYLGMVDLASLVGVRMAVLTGSSRDRESVLERTAKGEIDVVVGTHALIQEGVRFANLGVAVVDEQHRFGVAQRVMLKEKGEGPTPDLLIMTATPIPRTLAMTLYGDLDVTTIDELPGGRQPITTTVMGKDAPSLQRVYRLIRSEVEAGRQAFVVCPLVEDSDKLEAASATAEHERLSAVFSNLRVELIHGQLRSADKEAVMARMRQGEIDVLVATTVIEVGIDIPNATVMVVEDADRFGLSQLHQLRGRVGRGEHPSHCVLIAEPTTEEGEARLAAMAATGDGFRLAEEDLRIRGQGTVFGMRQAGLADLRLADILEDFEILVEARREAFKLVANDPELTGHQELREELEALLGDAVDWLMIS
- a CDS encoding D-alanine--D-alanine ligase family protein, with the translated sequence MARVALFFGGRSEEHEVSCVSAVSTLEALQSRGHTVIPIGIGKAGTWHYADPDSRPLVADGPLARLEVPGGRIVGEGRADVVDVAFPVLHGPFGEDGTIQGLFEMADLPYVGAGVVGSAVAMDKDVAKRLLRDAGLPVGAFVVIRRAAWLDDPAGVVDDTSGDLGFPVFVKPASLGSSVGVGRADEGGSLKDAIDEAFRHGDKVLVEPEVRGREIEVAVLEGPRASVPGEIVVKNGWYTYDAKYRDDATELLVPAPLSEAAEEMVRDLACRAFQVLECRGLARVDFFYEEGGRGFLVNELNTMPGFTPKSMFPMMWDATGLPYADLCDELVSIALGGRPAAAP
- a CDS encoding type II toxin-antitoxin system RelE/ParE family toxin — protein: MGAKRRWRDYRTPGGRRPVKQFIDGLSDADAAAIVAAMKDVEVNGNEVAHHLDGDIYEVRAAGDKQAFRILYATEGKEDQVLLALESISKKTQRTPRQAIQLAKRRLADWRSRGRKQS
- a CDS encoding cold shock domain-containing protein, whose product is MQGVVKVYDPKTGVGIVITEADRREVFLRPGSLKGSVFRTLRQGQRIVFDTEADGERIYATSVRMGSDGS
- a CDS encoding LLM class flavin-dependent oxidoreductase, whose amino-acid sequence is MGEDVRPALKFGADCFSQHTDWPSYLRAMQAAEDLGYDSLWTPDHLIPTPPDADPEGAILEPYMCLAGVAAMTSRATLGCLVSPISLRQPALLVKMITALDHMSNGRAILGLGAGWHQEEHRQYGFEFGKGFGERLDWLRQALPVMRGMLDGTRPSSLGGRYDIQEAVNSPAPVQARLPILIGGTGPRVTLRLVAEYGDMCNLIGSPDQVATAEAKLIEHCEAIDRDPAQIERTVAIRQPVIRDSRSEAEQVLNEIFAHNDSEPWSRDMMGTPQDLVERCAPYVEMGYRHLVFQYLAPFDAQTMERLATEVRPQLEAIANA
- the fabI gene encoding enoyl-ACP reductase FabI encodes the protein MLLKDKRLLITGVLTDDSIAWHTARIAQEQGAEVVLTGFGRGMSLTKRVASRLPVEPDVLELDINDPAHMEAIVADLDSRWGRVNGALHAIAFAPEDALGGNFLNTPAESAATAFTTSAFSYKTLAVGLLPLMQKAGGGALVTLDFDNSQAWPAYDWMGVAKSALQSVTRYLARDLGPHGIRVNAVSAGPLATVAAKNIPGFSAFERVWGERAPLGWDVGDPGPVAMMNCVLLSDWAPMTSGEVVHVDGGFHAVAAGPGTDGE
- a CDS encoding GNAT family N-acetyltransferase yields the protein MEFRIREATEHDEPFLVDMLYEALFVPRGDPRLRRAVVDEPELARYVRDFGSQPGDAGWVAETVSGDPAGAVWVRRFGSDAPGYGFVDEDTPEVSIAVVAKWRGHGLGTALMGRLLGSVTRCSLSVDDRNRAVSLYERFGFEVVRTDNHSVTLLHSRAQDPPRRESLR
- a CDS encoding helix-turn-helix domain-containing protein; amino-acid sequence: MTDFLTELIEERGEANEHFAELVAAAFKRRELVRQLAEIRTELSISQTRLAALMGTSQSAVARLESGDTDARASTLARYAAALGHRIEFEIVEESIPRSDGKPQRRRQEIASA